In Trifolium pratense cultivar HEN17-A07 linkage group LG7, ARS_RC_1.1, whole genome shotgun sequence, a genomic segment contains:
- the LOC123898707 gene encoding myb family transcription factor PHL5-like: MHINQWELYEHQSFEPYNIVTPLEAIIHESNANETYYYHHNIDIPIWNNEFCMTTKTDSPFLLCQASKDQPTTSFQLGLESLMCSSDDEDSISSEKCSKFPKPICEQSRSPQQHKKLVETDSAPNQKSLEISFERYQLESFTNQDKKSSPYGFDFATSTNFDSKITSKGKRRLRWTKELHEPFIMTVNQLGGPEKAKPKAILQMMGLDHMLTISHVKSHLQKYRSTLHTHKALKGTSEERKRTDGINELQVKIQRQIAESQQLQLEVERSNQRQLEMQRNLQLVIEQQRKQLKLMLYQQKQRKQLKVYRSILGSSNDY, encoded by the exons atgcacataAATCAATGGGAATTATATGAACATCAAAGTTTTGAGCCTTACAACATAGTCACTCCTCTAGAAGCTATTATTCATGAATCAAATGCAAATGAAacttattattatcatcataatATTGACATTCCTATTTGGAACAATGAATTTTGCATGACAACAAAAACAGACTCACCTTTTTTGCTTTGTCAAGCCTCTAAAGATCAACCTACAACCTCATTTCAACTGGGTCTTGAATCTTTAATGTGtagcagtgatgatgaagataGTATTTCTTCTGAAAAGTGTAGTAAATTTCCCAAGCCAATTTGTGAGCAGTCCCGGTCTCCACAACAACATAAGAAGTTGGTGGAGACTGATTCTGCCCCAAATCAAAAGTCCCTTGAAATTTCCTTTGAGAGATATCAG TTGGAATCATTTACAAATCAAGACAAGAAATCTTCACCTTATGGCTTTGATTTTGCAACATCTACCAACTTTGACTCAAAGATAACTTCAAAGGGTAAAAGAAGATTAAGATGGACAAAAGAATTGCATGAGCCATTTATTATGACAGTCAACCAGCTTGGTGGTCCAGAAA AGGCAAAGCCTAAGGCTATACTACAGATGATGGGTTTGGATCATATGCTCACAATTTCTCATGTTAAAAGTCATTTGCAG AAATATCGTTCTACATTACACACTCACAAAGCTTTGAAAG GAACATCTGAGGAAAGGAAGAGAACAGATGGGATTAATGAGCTTCAAGTCAAAAT CCAAAGGCAAATAGCGGAATCACAACAATTGCAACTTGAGGTTGAAAGGAGCAATCAACGACAATTGGAg ATGCAGCGAAATTTGCAACTGGTAATTGAACAGCAAAGGAAGCAACTCAAATTAATGTTATATCAACAAAAGCAAAGAAAGCAACTCAAAGTATATCGATCGATTCTAGGGTCAAGCAATGATTATTGA